The proteins below are encoded in one region of Phaeodactylum tricornutum CCAP 1055/1 chromosome 3, complete sequence:
- a CDS encoding predicted protein has protein sequence MKINIACPSTGMQKVIEIDDERRLQNLYDRRMAQEIDGTILGDEFEGYILRISGGNDKQGFPMRQGVLTNTRVSLLCKKGHKAYRQRRAGERKRKSVRGCVVGADIAVLNLVITQIGPNTVPGLTDDQIPRRLGPKRANNIRKLFNLTKEDDVRKYVIARTFTNKKGVTVRKSPKIQRLVTPLTLQRKRARKAEKMSSVLRSKDEAAAYKKVVAQRMAEAREVRRSLISKRRSSRKSAKMAAETS, from the exons ATGAAG aTCAATATCGCATGCCCCAGCACTGGAATGCAAAAGGTCATTGAGATCGACGACGAGcgtcgtcttcaaaatctCTACGATCGACGTATGGCTCAGGAAATTGACGGCACGATCCTCGGAGACGAGTTCGAGGGCTACATTCTCCGCATTTCTGGAGGCAACGACAAGCAGGGCTTCCCCATGCGTCAAGGTGTCCTCACCAACACGCGCGTGAGCTTGCTGTGTAAGAAAGGTCACAAGGCCTACCGTCAGCGACGTGCCGGTGAGCGTAAGCGCAAATCCGTCCGTGGCTGTGTCGTCGGTGCCGATATTGCGGTCCTCAACCTGGTGATTACCCAGATTGGCCCCAACACCGTCCCCGGTTTGACCGACGACCAAATCCCCCGTCGTCTCGGACCCAAGCGCGCGAACAACATCCGTAAATTGTTTAACTTGACCAAGGAAGATGACGTTCGCAAGTACGTGATTGCCCGTACTTTTACCAACAAGAAGGGCGTGACCGTCCGCAAGTCGCCCAAGATCCAGCGTCTGGTGACTCCGTTGACTTTGCAGCGCAAACGCGCCCGCAAGGCCGAAAAGATGTCGTCGGTGTTGCGAAGCAAGGATGAGGCCGCCGCCTACAAGAAGGTGGTGGCGCAGCGTATGGCCGAAGCTCGGGAAGTGCGCCGTTCGCTCATTTCCAAGCGTCGGTCTTCCCGAAAGTCAGCGAAGATGGCCGCCGAAACGTCTTAA
- a CDS encoding predicted protein, with amino-acid sequence MTGAPDLHGDIETPLLGAPDAEQESRSSDSRSDSRRNAQISCGHPRLTWPLRFLFALNGFTLAFPMLALMYVLNTRVSMPIHLLPTYGAVAFLPCSLKPIYCYLSSYVGESRRDVWICVLLIATAFATAITAWIPRDGVLLCFTFAFFRGVATSWPELLLGLTLIDQAYSAAALPGSTGMTDGTCIPYETTAALFQSQAATSRNVGSLVASVAALAIFTHQQYRNATPMNEFTATILLVMTGTTNLVGAAVAWIYHVGVKAATDGTDIVGDPLPQAVLNNNGSDQEGTQDETKGAILRQPSYDSCYSNGEHALTLDEQTECIARGSCESERSLQKSNTKLVILLQVTIILIGLRQPIVEGTTSMSWGGMLMMCILGLTFLGYSAFSSVFWKPYHSAGLFLILKSAAPSASFLLSSYMYVLFESMPAFLQFLSVIDNLVVTLSSWTYGKLWSGYSQGEALLWLMTGTTILASMASLSNIALVTAIPAMSSVTWKFGVTLAIKGLTAFLDEWCFLPEVVLATVAAVDYKITTMAEAQLGQNFGDGKTTNGIRYGTLVACLDLGGQLGAILMGPLVLALNVSRENDWKHLDQLIWICSLFGLLSVTLIGVLR; translated from the coding sequence ATGACAGGGGCACCGGATCTCCATGGCGATATCGAAACGCCACTTTTGGGAGCTCCTGATGCAGAACAAGAAAGCCGCTCCTCCGATTCGCGTTCGGATTCACGAAGGAATGCTCAAATCAGTTGTGGCCATCCTCGCTTGACTTGGCCCTTACGCTTCCTGTTTGCACTGAACGGATTCACGCTCGCGTTTCCCATGCTAGCACTCATGTACGTGCTCAACACACGCGTGTCGATGCCTATTCATCTGCTGCCGACCTACGGTGCCGTCGCATTTTTGCCCTGTTCTTTGAAACCAATCTACTGCTACCTGAGCTCTTACGTGGGGGAATCTCGACGTGACGTTTGGATCTGTGTTTTGCTGATAGCAACGGCATTCGCAACAGCCATCACGGCATGGATTCCGCGAGACGGGGTGCTACTCTGTTTCACATTCGCTTTTTTTCGTGGAGTTGCGACGTCTTGGCCGGAACTTTTACTCGGATTGACCTTGATTGATCAAGCCTATAGTGCCGCTGCTCTTCCAGGATCAACAGGGATGACTGACGGGACGTGTATACCGTACGAAACTACGGCGGCACTCTTCCAGTCTCAGGCAGCCACTTCGCGCAACGTCGGATCCTTGGTGGCCTCCGTTGCAGCATTGGCCATATTCACTCATCAACAATATCGCAATGCAACACCCATGAACGAATTCACTGCCACGATACTTCTAGTGATGACCGGTACCACGAATCTTGTGGGAGCTGCAGTCGCTTGGATATACCACGTGGGTGTCAAGGCTGCAACGGACGGTACAGACATTGTCGGGGATCCCTTGCCACAGGCCGTTCTGAACAACAATGGCAGCGATCAGGAGGGGACACAAGATGAGACAAAAGGCGCTATACTGCGGCAACCTTCATACGACAGCTGCTATTCCAACGGAGAACATGCTCTCACTTTGGACGAGCAGACGGAATGCATAGCGAGAGGAAGTTGCGAGTCCGAGCGGTCGCTTCAGAAGAGTAACACAAAACTCGTCATTCTTTTGCAAGTCACAATAATACTTATTGGACTGAGGCAGCCTATCGTGGAAGGTACAACCAGTATGTCGTGGGGTGGTATGCTAATGATGTGTATATTGGGGTTAACCTTTCTTGGTTACAGCGCTTTCTCTTCAGTCTTTTGGAAGCCGTACCATTCGGCCGGTCTCTTTCTCATACTCAAGAGCGCCGCACCGAGCGCTTCATTTTTACTGAGTTCGTACATGTACGTCTTGTTTGAGAGTATGCCAGCCTTTTTGCAATTTCTCTCTGTGATAGACAATTTGGTCGTTACCCTTTCATCTTGGACATACGGCAAGCTTTGGAGTGGTTACAGTCAAGGCGAAGCTTTGCTTTGGCTTATGACCGGGACAACTATTTTGGCCTCGATGGCCTCGCTGTCCAATATTGCGTTGGTCACAGCAATTCCTGCTATGTCCTCGGTAACCTGGAAATTTGGTGTCACACTGGCGATCAAGGGGTTGACGGCCTTTCTGGATGAATGGTGTTTTCTCCCGGAAGTCGTACTGGCAACTGTGGCAGCTGTAGACTACAAAATCACCACAATGGCAGAAGCACAGTTGGGGCAAAATTTTGGTGATGGCAAAACCACAAACGGAATTCGTTATGGTACTCTGGTAGCCTGTTTGGATTTAGGTGGCCAGCTTGGAGCCATCCTCATGGGTCCGCTGGTATTGGCCTTGAATGTATCGAGAGAGAACGATTGGAAACACTTGGATCAGCTTATTTGGATATGTTCGCTCTTCGGACTTCTTTCCGTAACGCTGATTGGAGTGTTGCGATAA
- a CDS encoding predicted protein has translation MLITVNTKYITVGLLLACSIICALLQGRLLRRMILLADDSESDTGGKGIRNHESWQVSPKALHSVNMTSSAAKTCAINLYGLPRAFQSLALPSIIQNVIRPNAINNCDYFIHYYYLTEEGAGRSGEGGQIKPEEVLLLRQAVQDYSPNSVIRFCYDKEEAFWNQFKPLIDKIRTTNATNGKFLYFPWRSPSYIYPVTTDNIVKMWHSIQSAWNLMAEYETLTTRKFDRIAMLRLDVVYITPINVFHVNQRELRDDEKVALVPGFGRHPVSDRLIVGPRDAVEIWAAQRFERLDAHIQFVRRNHPGWGMHSEKYLNWSIFPAIRDTGTTIVEDDHLCFFRARVDESVWISDCGGWPVFARPSILNNLGGDKVQVLESTLGRKCLGEAQHVSWAFVALQCPAG, from the coding sequence ATGTTGATTACTGTCAATACGAAGTACATCACTGTCGGATTATTGTTGGCATGTTCAATTATCTGCGCCTTGCTCCAGGGTCGTCTGCTACGCCGAATGATCTTATTGGCAGACGATTCCGAATCTGATACAGGCGGTAAAGGAATACGAAATCATGAGTCATGGCAAGTAAGTCCAAAAGCGCTTCATAGCGTGAACATGACATCGTCAGCGGCCAAGACCTGTGCCATCAATCTATATGGACTTCCAAGAGCATTCCAGTCTCTTGCGCTACCGTCAATCATTCAGAATGTGATTCGTCCAAATGCTATCAACAATTGCGACTATTTTATTCACTATTACTACTTGACGGAAGAAGGGGCGGGGCGTTCTGGTGAAGGAGGTCAAATAAAACCAGAGGAGGTACTATTGCTGAGGCAAGCCGTTCAAGATTATTCTCCAAACTCGGTCATCCGCTTTTGCTATGACAAAGAAGAAGCCTTTTGGAATCAGTTTAAACCGCTCATTGATAAAATCCGAACAACCAACGCAACGAATGGTAAATTTTTGTATTTTCCATGGCGCAGTCCATCATATATTTATCCAGTCACTACTGATAACATCGTGAAGATGTGGCACAGCATTCAATCAGCTTGGAATTTGATGGCGGAGTACGAGACTCTGACGACCAGGAAGTTCGATCGAATTGCGATGCTGCGCTTGGATGTCGTCTATATTACACCAATTAACGTATTTCATGTGAATCAACGAGAGCTCCGCGATGACGAGAAAGTAGCATTGGTTCCTGGCTTTGGGCGTCATCCCGTGAGCGATCGCTTGATTGTGGGACCAAGGGATGCAGTCGAAATTTGGGCTGCGCAGCGTTTTGAGCGTCTCGACGCGCACATCCAGTTTGTCCGCAGAAATCATCCGGGATGGGGTATGCATTCCGAAAAGTATCTCAATTGGTCGATCTTTCCCGCCATCCGAGACACAGGAACGACAATTGTCGAAGACGACCATTTGTGCTTTTTCCGCGCCCGTGTCGACGAATCGGTGTGGATCAGTGATTGTGGGGGATGGCCGGTCTTTGCCAGACCTTCAATTTTAAATAATCTTGGTGGAGACAAGGTTCAAGTGCTGGAATCTACGCTAGGACGAAAGTGCCTTGGCGAAGCCCAACATGTTTCATGGGCTTTCGTAGCCCTACAATGTCCTGCGGGATAG
- a CDS encoding predicted protein — MADNHENGESTSEHATDLKSGPFSILYQAVRGNTQVLINVRNNHKLLARVKAYDRHMNLLLEDVKEMWTEVSKGGKGRTRGTAVNKDRYVSKMFLRGDSVILVVSNPAALAQPPQTTQPSTQ, encoded by the exons ATGGCGGACAATCACGAGAACGGCGAATCCACGTCGGAACACGCGACGGATTTGAAATCCGGTCCCTTTTCAATACTGTACCAGGCCGTCCGCGGCAATACGCAGGTCCTCATCAACGTGCGGAACAATCACAAGCTACTCGCACGTGTCAAAGCCTACGATCGACATATGAATCT TTTATTGGAAGACGTGAAAGAAATGTGGACGGAAGTATCCAAGGGAGGAAAGGGGCGAACGCGGGGGACCGCCGTCAACAAAGATCGGTACGTTTCCAAGATGTTCTTGCGGGGGGACTCCGTCATTTTGGTCGTCTCCAATCCAGCCGCATTGGCACAACCACCGCAAACGACACAACCAAGTACTCAATAA